AGTCTTTTTGGAAAAACTCAAAGAGATTAAGGAGAAGTATGCTCATTAAAAATGCGCATATTGTTGATTTTGATAAAGAGCTTCAGGCAGACATTTTGATCAAAAACGGTCGAATCGAAAAGATAGGCACCGGATTTCGTGATGAAGAGGTAATTGATTGCAGCGGGAAAATGGTAATGCCCGGTCTGATAGATTTGAATGTACGCATACATGACGATAAGATCAACTCCTCCAATCTTAAAAAATGCATCGATGAGTCCAGAAAAGGTGGTGTTACTACAATCGCCTTAGTACCTGATAGCGAGCCGCCTATTTGCAATGAGATTGCACTGGATTTCATCTGTTCCCAGCAAACAAATGATGAAATCGTCCCAGTTGTATTGGCATTGCAAGACGAAGATAAACTCAGCGAGATATCGGTGCTTTTCAAGCACGGCGCAAAAGGAATCTATACAACTTCGGATATCAATCCGTACTTGATGGCTAGGGTTTTTGAGTATGCAAAAATGCTGCAAGTTCCAATCTTTATAGAGCCCAAAAACAGTGTTTTTCGAGATGTGGGTGTCATGAATGAAGGGAGAGTCTCATTTGAACTTGGTTTAGGAGGAATCGACAAACTCGAAGAGATTGCAGAAGTAGCCAAAATTATAGAATATAGTGAGCATTACGGTGTTGGTGTTTTATTTAAAAATGTCTCAACTGCAAAAAGTTTGGAAAGAATTGCAAAAAGCAGAAAGTGTTTTGCCGAGGTAAGTATTCACCATCTGCTTTTAAATGATGAGAGCTGCAAAGAGTACAATACATTGGCAAAAATATCGCCTCCATTACGTGAGGAGGAGGAGAGGGAAGCTTTGGTAAAAGCTTTGCAAGCTGGGAAAATCGATCTTTTGACATCACTGCATTCGCCAAAATCGAATGTGCATAAAGATATCAGCTTTGATGAGGCAGCATTTGGCATATCATCCATTTCCTATTATCTCCCTTTACTCTATACCAAGTTGGTAAAGTCGAATATCATAAAAGTTACAAAATTTGCAGAACTGACCAGTGCAAATCCGG
This region of Nitratiruptor sp. YY08-10 genomic DNA includes:
- a CDS encoding metal-dependent hydrolase, whose protein sequence is MLIKNAHIVDFDKELQADILIKNGRIEKIGTGFRDEEVIDCSGKMVMPGLIDLNVRIHDDKINSSNLKKCIDESRKGGVTTIALVPDSEPPICNEIALDFICSQQTNDEIVPVVLALQDEDKLSEISVLFKHGAKGIYTTSDINPYLMARVFEYAKMLQVPIFIEPKNSVFRDVGVMNEGRVSFELGLGGIDKLEEIAEVAKIIEYSEHYGVGVLFKNVSTAKSLERIAKSRKCFAEVSIHHLLLNDESCKEYNTLAKISPPLREEEEREALVKALQAGKIDLLTSLHSPKSNVHKDISFDEAAFGISSISYYLPLLYTKLVKSNIIKVTKFAELTSANPACFIEKKVGQITPGYEADLVIFDPNAKTKVDVPTLYEEELDGKVEAVIKKGSLIEL